The following coding sequences are from one Caminibacter pacificus window:
- the serB gene encoding phosphoserine phosphatase SerB, protein MLKLAVFDFDSTLMDGETIDFLAEPLGLKDKVAAITEMAMRGELDFFESLIMRVKLLEGLEEKKVDEICHNLPFMPGADETIKALKKDNIKVVVFSGGFRNATSYAREKLGFDADFSNTLHAKDGRLTGLVGGEMMFSHSKGDMLVRIQNILGVSPEETMVVGDGANDLSMFKHANTRVAFCAKEVLKKEANIIIEEKDLTKILEFL, encoded by the coding sequence ATGTTGAAATTGGCTGTTTTTGATTTCGATTCGACATTAATGGACGGCGAGACTATAGATTTTTTAGCCGAACCTTTAGGACTTAAAGATAAAGTTGCCGCAATTACCGAAATGGCAATGAGAGGCGAGCTTGATTTTTTTGAAAGTCTTATTATGAGAGTAAAACTTCTTGAAGGCTTGGAAGAGAAAAAAGTAGATGAAATTTGTCATAATCTTCCGTTTATGCCCGGAGCCGATGAGACGATTAAGGCTTTAAAAAAAGATAATATAAAAGTGGTTGTTTTTAGCGGCGGCTTTAGAAACGCGACTTCTTATGCAAGAGAAAAATTGGGATTTGATGCCGATTTTAGTAATACATTACACGCAAAAGACGGAAGACTCACAGGTCTTGTAGGCGGTGAGATGATGTTTAGTCATTCAAAAGGCGATATGCTTGTTAGAATTCAAAATATTTTGGGGGTAAGTCCTGAAGAGACTATGGTAGTTGGTGATGGTGCGAACGATTTGAGCATGTTTAAACATGCGAATACAAGAGTTGCTTTTTGTGCTAAAGAAGTTTTGAAAAAAGAAGCCAATATAATTATAGAAGAAAAAGATTTGACGAAAATACTTGAGTTTTTGTGA
- a CDS encoding NYN domain-containing protein → MEKGDKKNLLDLLSDEEFFEVIKNDFFPHIDQKIKNLSGYSGVYIDFENFWYSVLDFAEDFLSRYDFEEKDETEEEKRIRQEKNQKTIEFIKKFLDEKIDLLIEKINDKYKTQVRFIKAYADFSNLYAVKEMKEYGFNIIDFLRRKGIQTITPYVRGYKDMSDRALILGVVEDLLHENENISKIFILAGDIDYYPLFEFISHNYRKDFFILSFKSVLSREYYKIFFMKNRIVELDNLVFDFDLDSKELRKHKKEKCFKDFMIAKDIRYPIKEENLKKTAENLGKHYYLNFSEKEVKELSDKFLNSRS, encoded by the coding sequence ATGGAAAAAGGAGATAAAAAAAATCTTTTGGATTTGTTAAGTGATGAGGAATTTTTTGAGGTTATTAAAAACGATTTTTTTCCTCATATAGATCAAAAAATTAAAAATCTAAGCGGTTATAGCGGAGTTTATATTGATTTTGAAAATTTTTGGTATTCCGTTTTGGATTTTGCTGAAGATTTTTTAAGCAGATATGATTTCGAAGAAAAAGACGAAACGGAAGAAGAAAAAAGAATTCGCCAAGAAAAAAATCAAAAAACGATTGAATTTATCAAAAAATTTCTTGATGAAAAAATTGATCTTTTGATTGAAAAAATTAACGACAAATATAAAACCCAAGTTAGATTTATTAAAGCTTATGCGGATTTTAGTAATCTTTATGCCGTAAAAGAGATGAAAGAATATGGATTTAATATAATTGATTTTTTAAGAAGAAAAGGGATTCAAACGATAACTCCTTATGTCAGAGGATATAAAGATATGTCCGATAGGGCTTTAATTTTGGGAGTTGTGGAAGATTTGCTTCATGAAAATGAAAATATTAGTAAAATTTTTATTTTAGCCGGTGATATCGATTATTATCCGCTTTTTGAATTTATCTCTCACAATTATCGAAAAGATTTTTTTATTCTTTCGTTTAAAAGCGTTTTAAGTAGAGAATATTACAAAATATTTTTTATGAAAAATAGAATAGTCGAGCTTGATAATCTGGTTTTTGATTTTGATTTGGATTCTAAAGAACTAAGAAAACACAAAAAAGAGAAATGTTTTAAGGATTTTATGATTGCCAAGGATATCAGATATCCTATAAAAGAAGAAAATCTGAAAAAAACGGCTGAAAATTTAGGAAAACATTACTATTTGAATTTTAGTGAAAAAGAAGTTAAAGAATTGAGCGATAAATTTTTAAATTCGAGGAGTTAA
- a CDS encoding transaldolase, which translates to MSTSIWVDYLDREFLQGEFKDLVNSGLVNGLTSNPAIFANALKKDIYKEDFERLKGKSPKEKYEEIAVKDIQLACDILKDKYEEGDDGYASIEVDPRLINDAKGTIDEALRLYDKIQRDNVMIKIPANEAGYKAMEELAKRGININATLVFSPNQAMRALEAISKGPRTIDGVISIFVSRFDRKLNPQLAMQNLAKDRVGFFNAIKIYNQIEEKGHPNIRALFASTGVKQEYLPKDYYVQNLYLPHSVLTLPLDVIEEIKDKELEESFHFQTKHIDAFMSFLTPAGINMQKVYQELFDEGVKAFEEAFEGMLNSIKE; encoded by the coding sequence ATGAGTACGAGTATTTGGGTTGATTATCTTGATAGGGAGTTTTTGCAAGGCGAATTCAAAGATTTGGTAAATAGCGGTCTGGTAAACGGGCTTACGAGTAATCCGGCTATTTTTGCAAACGCTTTAAAAAAAGATATTTATAAAGAGGATTTTGAAAGACTAAAAGGAAAATCTCCAAAAGAAAAATATGAAGAGATTGCCGTAAAAGATATTCAACTTGCTTGCGATATTTTAAAAGATAAATACGAAGAGGGTGATGACGGATATGCGAGTATAGAAGTTGACCCGAGACTTATTAACGATGCAAAAGGAACTATTGACGAAGCTCTAAGACTTTATGATAAAATACAAAGAGATAACGTTATGATTAAAATTCCGGCAAACGAAGCCGGGTATAAAGCAATGGAAGAGCTTGCAAAAAGAGGTATCAATATCAACGCAACTCTTGTCTTTTCACCGAACCAAGCCATGAGAGCTCTTGAAGCGATAAGCAAAGGTCCGAGAACTATCGACGGAGTTATTTCAATTTTTGTGAGTAGATTCGATAGAAAACTAAATCCGCAACTTGCAATGCAAAATCTTGCAAAAGATAGAGTCGGATTTTTTAACGCTATTAAAATTTACAACCAAATCGAAGAAAAAGGGCATCCGAATATTAGAGCGCTTTTTGCAAGTACGGGAGTAAAACAAGAATATTTACCAAAAGACTATTACGTACAAAATCTATATTTGCCTCATAGCGTATTAACGTTACCGCTTGATGTAATCGAAGAGATAAAAGATAAAGAACTTGAAGAGTCGTTTCATTTTCAAACGAAACATATCGATGCGTTTATGAGCTTTTTGACACCGGCAGGGATTAATATGCAAAAAGTATATCAAGAGTTGTTTGATGAAGGAGTTAAAGCGTTTGAAGAAGCTTTTGAAGGGATGCTTAACTCTATAAAGGAATAA
- the tatC gene encoding twin-arginine translocase subunit TatC, producing the protein MLEDLKPHIAELRSRLIKIVVIYFIFFILAFVFWKEIFQWMSQPLLEALKVSKNSEIIFTGLAEPFFTAVKISLFAGLFMSLPFILYQIWAFIAPGLYEHEKKLIIPFVFWGTVMFVAGAAFAYYVVFPVGFKMLIQFGGSEFTAMPRMSEYVSFFGKLMLGFGIAFEMPVVTYFLAKLGLVTDRTLKDFARYAIVIIFILAAVLTPPDLFSQLAMATPLLVLYGVSIIIAKIVNPEKEAPQESQAPKQKEKE; encoded by the coding sequence ATGCTTGAAGATTTAAAACCGCATATTGCCGAGCTCCGCTCTCGGCTTATTAAAATAGTAGTAATTTATTTCATATTTTTCATATTGGCGTTCGTATTTTGGAAAGAGATATTCCAATGGATGAGCCAACCTCTATTAGAAGCGCTTAAAGTATCCAAAAACAGCGAAATTATCTTTACCGGACTTGCCGAGCCGTTTTTTACGGCTGTGAAGATTTCGCTTTTTGCGGGACTTTTTATGTCGCTTCCTTTTATCTTATATCAAATATGGGCTTTTATTGCGCCCGGATTATACGAACACGAAAAAAAACTTATCATTCCGTTCGTTTTTTGGGGAACGGTAATGTTTGTAGCCGGAGCGGCGTTTGCGTATTATGTCGTATTTCCGGTCGGGTTTAAAATGCTTATTCAATTCGGTGGTAGCGAATTTACGGCAATGCCGAGAATGAGCGAATACGTAAGTTTTTTCGGCAAACTGATGCTCGGATTCGGTATAGCGTTTGAAATGCCGGTAGTAACGTATTTCTTGGCAAAATTGGGTCTTGTTACCGACAGAACGCTAAAAGATTTTGCAAGATATGCAATTGTTATTATTTTCATCTTAGCGGCCGTTTTAACACCGCCGGATTTATTCTCACAACTTGCAATGGCAACTCCTTTGCTCGTACTTTACGGGGTATCGATTATTATCGCTAAAATCGTAAACCCTGAAAAAGAAGCGCCTCAAGAATCTCAAGCCCCTAAACAAAAAGAAAAAGAATAA
- the pth gene encoding aminoacyl-tRNA hydrolase: MKLIVGLGNPGSKYEKNRHNIGFLAVDYLIKEFNATKLSSKFKGELYKSDEYLFLKPTTYMNLSGESVRLVKDFYKIENDDIIVIHDDIDLKLGALRFKKGGGSGGHNGLKSIDANIGNDYWRVRIGVGRPERKEMVVSYVLSDFEDEELECLEKLFPLIKEAIKDIKNAPSRYSKKGC; encoded by the coding sequence ATGAAACTGATCGTAGGTCTTGGAAATCCCGGTTCTAAATATGAAAAAAATCGTCACAATATCGGCTTTTTGGCAGTTGATTATCTTATAAAAGAATTTAACGCTACAAAACTTTCTTCCAAATTCAAAGGCGAACTTTATAAATCCGACGAATATCTTTTTTTAAAACCTACAACTTATATGAATTTAAGCGGTGAGAGCGTTAGGCTTGTTAAAGATTTTTATAAGATAGAAAATGACGATATTATCGTAATTCATGATGATATAGATTTGAAATTGGGCGCATTGAGATTCAAAAAAGGCGGCGGTAGCGGAGGTCATAACGGATTAAAATCGATTGATGCTAATATTGGAAATGATTATTGGAGAGTTAGAATCGGTGTCGGAAGACCCGAGAGAAAAGAGATGGTGGTTAGTTACGTACTTAGTGATTTTGAAGATGAAGAGCTTGAGTGTTTGGAAAAACTATTTCCTTTAATCAAAGAAGCGATAAAAGATATAAAAAACGCCCCGAGTCGTTATTCTAAAAAAGGGTGTTAG
- the tatA gene encoding twin-arginine translocase TatA/TatE family subunit gives MGVSTWQIIVILLVVLLLFGGKKIPELAQGLGKGIKNFKDAVKEGEEEASVKPTEKVEDKANTTTTQNTQNTTQNNA, from the coding sequence ATGGGTGTAAGTACTTGGCAAATTATCGTAATTTTATTAGTGGTATTACTTCTTTTCGGTGGTAAAAAAATCCCTGAACTTGCTCAAGGTCTCGGAAAAGGTATCAAAAACTTCAAAGACGCTGTAAAAGAAGGCGAAGAAGAAGCGTCTGTAAAACCTACTGAAAAAGTAGAAGACAAAGCAAACACTACAACTACTCAAAATACTCAAAACACAACACAAAACAATGCTTGA
- a CDS encoding 50S ribosomal protein L25/general stress protein Ctc, which yields MLEGIIRESTSKSATKKLRRDGYLIANIYGKGVENVNAAFKTGDFIKYLKNKEHLIFPVKVGDKEFNVVVQEYQKDPITGELLHVDLLVAQPGVKQYFYVPIKLKGTPIGLKNKGVLVYHRRRIKVKSAPENLPDYFELDVSNLDVGDNILIRDIEMPEGVECYLNPSIPVVGVIKAK from the coding sequence ATGCTTGAAGGAATTATCAGAGAGAGTACTTCTAAGTCTGCAACTAAAAAGCTTAGAAGAGATGGTTATCTGATAGCTAACATTTACGGAAAAGGTGTTGAAAACGTAAATGCAGCATTTAAAACAGGTGATTTCATCAAATATCTAAAAAACAAAGAACATTTAATCTTCCCGGTAAAAGTTGGAGATAAAGAATTCAACGTTGTAGTGCAAGAATATCAAAAAGACCCTATTACAGGTGAACTTTTACATGTAGATTTACTTGTGGCTCAACCAGGAGTAAAACAATACTTCTACGTTCCGATTAAACTAAAAGGTACTCCTATCGGTCTTAAAAACAAAGGTGTACTTGTATATCACAGAAGAAGAATCAAAGTTAAATCAGCGCCTGAAAACTTACCTGATTACTTCGAACTTGACGTAAGCAATCTTGATGTTGGTGATAACATCTTAATTAGAGATATCGAAATGCCAGAAGGTGTTGAGTGCTATCTAAACCCTTCAATTCCGGTTGTAGGTGTTATTAAGGCTAAATAA
- a CDS encoding sensor histidine kinase, giving the protein MISNLDNEIKRKLLVENLLVGFIIFLSVLAGVKSYLFFKEFFYKYTDSKLFSAAMNANEFVLGEKFYKKIFLGTLSKNDDENYSFLLTKFAKNAGVTYVYSMIDKNNSVYFLASSLTQKDIKNGDIYAYMQKYPEATETLKNVFKNGKIAFEESKDRWGYFRSILIPIDSKYGRYVIGADLKISDIKKSFDEYKIKLFSILGLVDIFALMIAFFYYRLVKEEKRHLEEICSLNEKLEEMNKNLEKRVKEESEKRIKQEELILRESKYIQMGEMMDAVAHQWKVPLSAIMLESGLLKMIIEKKGCIDDEIKKSINNIQEYVNHLNETLDNFRNFLNTKNYEEFLISEAVESVKNLVKDLLIINNVKLETQIKNFKIYGRKNDFEHILLSLIDNSIKIFNQRNVDERVIKITAKDYEIIYEDNAGGVEGDIEKIFDFNYSKTGGSGIGLYIVKMILDKYGGDIKAQNIKNGIRFIINLKKFRYNSNSKKIKE; this is encoded by the coding sequence GTGATAAGTAATCTTGATAATGAAATTAAAAGAAAACTTTTAGTAGAAAACCTGCTTGTCGGGTTTATTATTTTTTTGAGTGTTTTAGCCGGAGTGAAAAGTTATCTATTTTTTAAAGAATTTTTTTATAAATATACGGATTCAAAACTCTTCTCCGCCGCTATGAATGCAAACGAGTTCGTTTTAGGTGAAAAATTTTATAAAAAAATATTTTTAGGCACTTTATCTAAAAATGATGATGAAAACTACTCGTTTTTACTGACAAAATTTGCAAAAAATGCCGGTGTTACATATGTTTATTCTATGATTGACAAAAATAACTCGGTATATTTTTTGGCTTCTTCCTTGACTCAAAAAGATATAAAAAACGGAGATATTTATGCATATATGCAAAAATATCCGGAAGCTACCGAAACTTTAAAAAACGTATTTAAAAACGGAAAAATCGCTTTTGAAGAATCAAAAGATAGGTGGGGATATTTTAGAAGTATTTTGATTCCGATAGATTCTAAATACGGCAGATACGTAATAGGTGCGGATTTAAAAATTAGCGATATAAAGAAAAGTTTTGACGAATATAAAATAAAACTCTTTTCCATTTTAGGGCTTGTCGATATTTTTGCTCTAATGATTGCGTTTTTTTATTATAGGCTTGTAAAAGAAGAGAAAAGACATCTTGAAGAGATTTGTTCTTTAAACGAAAAACTCGAAGAGATGAATAAAAATCTCGAAAAAAGAGTAAAAGAAGAGAGTGAGAAAAGAATAAAACAAGAAGAGTTGATTTTAAGAGAATCAAAATACATCCAAATGGGTGAGATGATGGATGCGGTGGCTCATCAGTGGAAAGTGCCTTTGAGTGCGATTATGCTTGAGAGCGGGCTTTTGAAGATGATAATCGAGAAAAAAGGGTGTATTGACGATGAGATTAAAAAATCGATAAACAATATTCAGGAATATGTTAATCACTTAAACGAAACTTTGGATAATTTCAGAAACTTTTTGAATACCAAAAATTATGAAGAGTTTTTGATAAGCGAAGCGGTTGAGAGTGTTAAAAATTTGGTTAAAGATTTGTTGATTATTAATAATGTAAAATTAGAAACACAAATAAAAAATTTTAAAATATACGGCCGAAAAAATGATTTCGAGCATATTTTGTTATCGCTAATAGACAATTCGATAAAAATTTTTAATCAAAGAAATGTTGATGAAAGAGTTATAAAAATAACGGCAAAAGATTATGAAATAATATATGAAGATAATGCCGGAGGTGTTGAGGGTGATATTGAGAAAATTTTTGATTTTAACTACTCAAAAACCGGCGGCAGCGGTATCGGACTATATATAGTGAAAATGATTTTGGATAAATACGGAGGCGATATAAAAGCTCAAAATATCAAAAACGGAATCAGGTTTATTATAAATTTGAAAAAATTTAGATATAATTCCAATTCGAAAAAAATTAAGGAGTAA
- a CDS encoding type IV pilus twitching motility protein PilT, translated as MVREELNRYLYALIKNHGSDLHVKAGSGIRVRIHGILHKVESPKLTREGVINLLKELLRSRFNELVEKKEIDFSYKLDENYRFRVNAFFQVDGPSIVFRVIPIKIPTIEELGLPKVVKKFAMMERGLVLVTGVKGSGKSTTLAALINEINEKKPKHIITIEDPVEFIHKEKKALINQRSLGEDTLSFSSALRAALREDPDIILVGEMRDKETMEIALHAAETGHLVFSTLHTLDAKETLNRIIGIFPPDEQPRIRLVLASVLEGIISQRLVPTVDRKRVAAMEIMLKTARIKELILQNRDQEIKDAIEEGKKVYGTQSFDQHLVDLVLEGKVSEERAIEFATSPDDFLLKLKKEKFQKGIAGTDEDVISLKGDGDK; from the coding sequence ATGGTAAGAGAAGAATTAAATAGATACTTATATGCTTTAATTAAAAATCACGGCTCAGACTTACACGTCAAAGCCGGTAGTGGTATAAGAGTTAGAATTCACGGAATTTTGCACAAAGTCGAATCACCTAAACTTACGAGAGAAGGTGTTATAAACCTTCTCAAAGAACTTTTAAGAAGCAGATTTAACGAATTAGTCGAAAAAAAAGAGATAGATTTTTCTTATAAATTGGATGAAAACTATCGTTTTAGGGTCAATGCATTCTTTCAGGTTGACGGCCCTTCTATAGTGTTTAGGGTTATTCCTATAAAAATTCCAACAATAGAAGAACTCGGACTTCCTAAAGTCGTAAAAAAATTTGCCATGATGGAAAGAGGACTTGTACTTGTAACGGGAGTTAAGGGTAGTGGTAAATCTACTACTCTTGCCGCGTTGATTAACGAAATTAATGAAAAAAAACCAAAACATATTATAACTATCGAGGACCCGGTAGAGTTTATTCACAAAGAGAAAAAGGCTTTAATCAATCAAAGAAGTTTAGGAGAAGATACTCTGAGTTTCTCAAGTGCTCTTCGTGCGGCACTTCGTGAGGACCCGGATATTATTTTGGTCGGTGAGATGAGGGATAAAGAAACAATGGAAATAGCGCTTCACGCTGCTGAGACTGGGCATCTAGTATTTTCTACGTTGCATACACTTGATGCAAAAGAGACACTTAATAGGATTATTGGTATTTTCCCGCCTGATGAGCAGCCGAGAATCAGACTTGTTTTAGCTTCCGTGCTTGAGGGTATTATTTCTCAAAGACTTGTACCGACAGTGGATAGAAAGAGGGTAGCAGCTATGGAGATTATGCTTAAAACCGCAAGAATAAAAGAGCTTATTCTTCAAAACAGAGACCAAGAAATCAAAGACGCAATCGAAGAAGGTAAAAAAGTATACGGTACTCAAAGTTTCGATCAGCATTTAGTGGATTTGGTTCTTGAAGGAAAAGTAAGTGAAGAAAGAGCAATCGAATTTGCTACTAGTCCGGATGATTTCTTACTAAAACTTAAAAAAGAAAAATTCCAAAAAGGTATAGCAGGTACCGATGAAGATGTGATTTCTCTTAAAGGTGACGGTGATAAGTAA
- a CDS encoding LptF/LptG family permease — protein MYFRYLLKKYFKSFMLVFIGLSFLYVIVDFMFNYAKLPSSSNLQVLYAFYVFIYASYTLFPLAIIFGFLLSVSSMIKFNEFVSFYSLGFRPKKLLKPFLIFALSVTALMYLLQSSKLAYANQYATSIKENFNYKTYNLFLKYKNNIVYIKSINPFSKMAWGIKVFEIKNRKITKVIYAKRAVFENDKWKTKNAEIMTLKQNVWQKEQKPLVFLENFTPKILSNLKTLDNISFYDAYITIRYFKDIDLNMILSIVFFKIFTPLLMIAFLIYLFFTAPIHVRISNVSLFMIKSVTFSVLLWAGELLIFKFAKQGILPFWTLAVPFLAIVVIDFLVIRRSYD, from the coding sequence GTGTATTTTAGATATCTGTTAAAAAAATATTTTAAAAGTTTTATGCTTGTTTTTATAGGACTATCTTTTTTGTACGTAATAGTCGATTTTATGTTTAATTACGCAAAACTTCCGTCTTCTTCGAATCTTCAGGTTTTATATGCTTTTTATGTTTTTATATACGCTTCATACACTCTTTTTCCGCTTGCGATAATTTTCGGATTTTTGCTTAGTGTTTCGTCGATGATAAAATTTAACGAATTCGTCAGTTTTTATTCTTTGGGATTCAGACCCAAAAAACTTCTTAAACCATTTTTGATTTTCGCTTTATCGGTTACCGCTTTGATGTATCTTTTGCAATCTTCAAAACTTGCTTATGCAAACCAATACGCTACATCGATAAAAGAAAATTTCAACTATAAAACCTATAATCTTTTTTTGAAGTATAAAAATAATATCGTATATATAAAAAGTATCAATCCTTTTTCGAAAATGGCGTGGGGTATAAAAGTTTTTGAGATAAAAAACAGAAAAATCACAAAAGTTATTTATGCAAAAAGAGCCGTTTTCGAAAATGACAAATGGAAAACTAAAAACGCCGAAATTATGACTTTAAAACAAAACGTTTGGCAAAAAGAGCAAAAACCGCTCGTTTTTTTGGAAAATTTTACCCCCAAAATCCTTTCGAACTTAAAAACGCTTGATAATATCTCATTTTATGACGCGTATATAACCATCAGATATTTTAAAGATATAGATTTGAATATGATTTTATCCATAGTCTTTTTTAAAATCTTTACGCCGCTTTTAATGATAGCTTTTTTAATATATCTTTTTTTCACAGCTCCGATACATGTCAGAATTTCAAACGTTTCTCTTTTTATGATAAAATCCGTCACATTTTCGGTTCTTTTATGGGCGGGTGAACTTTTGATTTTTAAATTCGCAAAACAGGGAATTTTACCGTTTTGGACTTTAGCAGTGCCGTTTTTGGCGATTGTTGTAATAGATTTTTTAGTAATAAGGAGAAGTTATGATTGA
- the lysA gene encoding diaminopimelate decarboxylase produces the protein MIDFKYLAQKYDTPLYVYDFNHFTQQYNALKNAFKARKSIIAYAVKANSNLSVIRHFANLGSGADCVSIGEVKRALLAGVDKYKIIFSGVGKRDDEIKEAIQKDILMINVESEAELKRVDAIAKELGKVARISIRVNPNIDPKTHPYISTGLHENKFGVDIETAKGMYIFAKKSENLNPVGIHFHIGSQLTELEPIREASEIVANLVRSLKAINVDIKFFDIGGGLGIKYKDEELIKPYDYAQAILSTLSGLDVTIICEPGRFMVGNGGWFLTKVLYEKVNGDKRFVIVDGAMNDLIRPSLYNAYHKIEVLNDNKEISKANIVGPICESGDFFAKDIDVPKTNPGDLIVIHSAGAYGFTMASNYNTRPRAAEVAIEDGNDRLIRRRETFEDLIACEVDYLV, from the coding sequence ATGATTGATTTTAAATATTTAGCACAAAAATACGATACGCCTTTATACGTTTATGATTTTAATCATTTTACGCAGCAGTATAACGCACTTAAAAACGCTTTTAAAGCAAGAAAAAGTATTATCGCTTATGCGGTAAAAGCCAATTCCAATCTTTCGGTTATCAGACATTTTGCAAATTTGGGAAGCGGTGCTGATTGCGTTAGTATCGGAGAGGTAAAAAGAGCGCTTTTGGCAGGTGTTGATAAATACAAAATAATATTCTCAGGCGTGGGAAAAAGAGACGATGAAATAAAAGAAGCGATTCAAAAAGATATTTTGATGATAAACGTAGAGAGTGAAGCAGAGCTAAAAAGAGTTGATGCAATCGCTAAAGAACTTGGAAAAGTAGCAAGAATTTCTATAAGAGTAAATCCTAATATCGACCCGAAAACTCACCCTTACATTTCAACCGGACTTCACGAAAACAAATTCGGTGTGGATATCGAAACTGCTAAGGGGATGTATATTTTTGCTAAAAAAAGCGAAAATCTAAATCCTGTTGGTATTCATTTTCATATCGGAAGCCAGCTTACGGAACTCGAGCCTATAAGAGAAGCCAGTGAGATAGTCGCTAATCTTGTTAGAAGTTTAAAAGCTATTAACGTCGATATTAAGTTTTTCGATATCGGTGGCGGGCTTGGTATTAAGTATAAAGACGAAGAGTTGATTAAACCTTACGACTACGCTCAAGCGATTCTCTCGACTCTTAGCGGACTTGACGTGACTATTATTTGCGAGCCGGGTAGGTTTATGGTAGGAAACGGCGGATGGTTTTTGACAAAAGTGCTTTACGAGAAAGTAAACGGAGATAAGAGATTCGTTATTGTTGACGGGGCTATGAACGATTTGATAAGACCGAGTCTATATAACGCATATCACAAAATCGAAGTTCTAAACGACAATAAAGAAATAAGCAAAGCCAATATCGTTGGTCCGATTTGTGAAAGCGGAGATTTTTTTGCAAAAGATATCGACGTACCTAAAACGAATCCGGGAGATTTGATAGTGATACATAGCGCAGGTGCTTACGGATTTACGATGGCAAGCAACTATAACACCCGCCCAAGAGCCGCGGAAGTTGCTATTGAAGACGGAAACGACAGATTAATCAGAAGAAGAGAAACTTTTGAAGATTTAATCGCTTGCGAAGTTGATTATTTGGTATAA